DNA from Kineococcus mangrovi:
ACGTCACGCACGCCCTCGTCGCGGCGGGGGCACCGGTGCCCCACCACCTCGTCGTGTCCGGTCGCCGGCCCCCGCAGGACGACCTCGGCGGCCGGTTGCACCTGGGCGACGACGAGGACCTGGTGGCCGAGGTGGTGCGCCTGGGAGGGACCTCGCCGGAAGTCCTGGCCGACGAGGGCTTCCGCCGTCTGGTCCTGGGGTACGTCCGCGCCGACTACCGCCTCGTCGAGACGTACGTGCCGCGCCGGCGCGTCCCGCTCACCTGCCCGGTGACGGCCTACGTCGGCGACGCCGACCCCGAGGTGACGCCGCAGCAGGCGGCCCGCTGGGCCGACGTCACCGCGGCCGGGTGCGACGTCCGCACGTTCCCCGGCGACCACTTCTACCTCGTGCCGCAGCGCCGGGCGGTGGTCGCGGACCTGCTGCGCCGCACCGCGCCCGACCTGGTCCGGCCGGAGTGGCCGGAAACCCCCTGAACGTCGCAGCAGCTCCCGAGCAGACCCGGAGGTCCCACCTCGTGATCGACTACTACAGCCCCGCCGCCGAGTTCTTCGACCTCGTCGGGCCGAGGCACATGAGCACCAGCGGGCCGGCGGTGCGCGCAGCCCTCGCCGGGCTGGACACCTCCCGCGGTCCCGTCCTGGACGTCGGGGCCGGGACCGGCCTGGTCACCGCGCTGATGGCGGGGTTCCTGCCGGACGCCGAGTTCGTGTGCGCCGAACCCTCCCCGACGATGCGGGCCATCCTCACCAGCCGGGTCGCGACGGACCCGGAACTGCGCCGACGGGTCACGGTCGTCCCGGAGTCGGCCCAGGAGCTCGCGGCCGGGCAGGCGCTGCCCACCGCCCTGTCGGCCGCCGTCGTGTTCGGCGTGGCCGGGCACCTCACGCAGGACGAACGCCGGCAGTTGTGGAAGAGGCTCGCTGAGGCGCTGCCGTCGGGGGCCCCGATCGTCGTGGAACTCATGGGGGTGGACCGGCCGCGGTCCATCCCACCGGTGCGGATGGTGCGCGAGCTCGTGGGCGCTCAGACCTACGAGTGGTGGATGAGCGGAGAACCCTCCGGCCCCCGGACGATCCACTGGTCCACGCGGTGGAAGGTCTTCCGTGACGGCGACCTCGTCCGCGAGGTCGAGGACTCCTACGAGTGGGAGACCTTCGGCGTGGCCGACCTCGTCGCCGAGTCCGGGCTGCAGCACCGGCCGCTGGCCGTCTCGGGACGCGGTGCGACCCCCGAGATCGGCGTCCTGCTCGCCCCCTGACCACCTCAGACCTGGAGGCCACCGTGTCCACCACCGAAACCCCCGCGCACCCCCTCGAGGCGTCCGGTGCGTTCCCCGCAGCCCGGCGTTGTCCGTTCGCCCCGCCGCCGGAGTACGCGCGGTGGCGCGCGGAACCCCGGCTGCCGCAGGTCGTGCTGCCCAGCGGGAAGCGGGCCTGGGTCATCACCCGGTACGCCGACGCCCGGGCCGTGCTGGCCGACCCGCGGATCTCCTCCGACGCGCGGAACCCCGGGTTCCCGGGGCTGGGCGCGGGGGAGCAGGCCGTCGCGGCCGAACTGCGGCCGTTCATCCGGATGGACCCCCCGGAGCACACCGACGTCCGGCGGATGCTGCTCGGCGAGTTCACCGTCCGGCGCAGCGAGGCCCGCGAACCCGGGATCCGTGCCGTCGTCGACGAGGAACTGCGCCGGTTCAGCACCGGACCGCGACCGGCCGACCTGGTGGACGGGTTCGCCGCGCCGGTCGCCACCCGGCTCATCCTGCGGTTGCTCGGCGTCCCCGGCGACGACACCGCGTTCTTCCGCGGGGTCACCGCGGTGTCCGGCGGCCGGAACTCCAGCGCCGAGGAGGTCGGTGCGGCGCTGCGGGAGATGTTCGGCCTGCTCGACGCCCTCGTGGAGCGCAGGACCGCCGACCCCGGTGACGACCTCATCAGTCGCCTGGTCACCGGGCCGTTCGCCCGCGGTGAGATCAGCCGGCCGTCGCTGCTCAGCCAGATCGGCATCACCCTCAACGCCGGTCACGAGACGACCCGCAACATGATCGCGCTGTCGGTCCTCACCCTGCTGGAGCACCCCGACCAGCTCGCCCTGCTGCGCGCCGAACCCGAGCGGTGGCCGGACGCCGTCGAGGAACTCCTGCGCCACCTGTCCGTGGCCGACACCGTCCCCCTGCGGGTCGCCACCGCCGACCTGGAGGTGGGTGGGCGGACCGTCCGCGCCGGTGACGGGGTCGTCGTCCCGCTGGCCGCGGCGAACCACGACCCGGCCTCCTTCGACCGCGACGACGTGACGGCCGGGCAGTTCGACCTGCGCCGCAGCCCGAACCGGCACCTCGCCTTCGGGTTCGGGCCGCACCAGTGCCTGGGGCAGCACCTGGCCCGGGTGGAACTGCGGACCGCGCTGCGCCGGCTCGTCGAGGAACTGCCGGACCTGCGGCTGGCGCGGCCCGCGGCGGACCTGCCGCTGGCGTTGAACTCCTCCATCTTCGGCGTCGACGAGCTCCCGGTGACCTGGTGAGCGCCCCCCTCGCCGCCGACCGCTCGGTGTGCACGGGTGCGGGGCAGTGCGTCCGTGCCGCCGCCGACGTCTTCGACCAGGGGGACGACGGGCTCGTCGTCGTCCGTCGCCAGCCCGCGCCGGCCGAGCACCTCGACGTCCTGGCGGCCGTCGACGCCTGCCCGTCCCGAGCCCTGAGCTGGTCGGCGTGAGCGGCGCGGGGGCCGGTGCGGGAGTCGTGGTGGTGACGGGGGCCGCCGGGGGGATCGGTTCGGCCGTCGTGGCCGAGTTCACGGGGACCGGGTCCAGCGTCCTGGCCGTCGACCGGGACGCCGACGGCCTGGCGCGCCTGCCGGCGGAGGTGACGCCCCTGGCGCTCGACCTGACCGGAGCGGTTGCGGCGCAGCAGGTCGCGGACGTGGCGGGGGAACTGGGCGGGGTGGACGCCCTCGTCCACTGCGCCGGTGTCCTGCGCCCGGCGCCGGTGGCCGAGGCCACCGACGCCGACTGGGACGCCACGTTCGCCGTGAACACGACGGCGCTGTTCCGGTTGTGCCGGGCGATCGTCCCGGCGATGGCCGCCCGCGGCCACGGGTCGGTGGTGGCCGTGGCCTCCGACGCCGCCCGGACCGCCCGGCAGGGGATGGCCGCCTACTGCGCGTCGAAGGCCGCGGTCGTGGCCCTCGTGCGCAGCCTCGGCCTCGAGGTCGCCGCCTCGGGGGTCCGGTGCAACACCGTCAGCCCGGGCGCCACCGACACCGCGATGCAGCGCTCGCTGCCGGGCGGGGGTGACCCGGCCGTCCTGGACCGGGTGGTGACGGGTGACCCCGGGCGGTTCCGCTCGGGGATCCCGCTGGGCCGCCGGGCGGACCCGCGCGACGTCGCCGCCGTCGTCGCGTTCCTGGTCTCGGGCCGGGCGCGGCACGTCACGCTGCAGGACGTCGTCGTCGACGGAGGAGCTGGTCTCGGTGCGTGAACCCCGCACACCCCCGCCGCGGACGGTGACCTTCGCCGGTCCGCGGGCCCGGTGGTCGGTCACCGCGACCCCCGTCGACCCCGGCGCGCCTGCCCGCGTCCAGGCCGGTGCCGCGCGGAACGCGCTGCGGGACGGGGACCGGACGGTCCTGGCCGGGTTGTTGCCGTTCGACGTCGACGTGGCCGGGACGTTCCTCACCGGGCACCGCGAACGGGTTCCCGAACCCCGCGCCGACCTCCCCGCCGGCCGGCTCGTCGAGGACCCCGGCGCGCGGGATCGGTACACCTCCGCCGTCGCGGACGTCCTGCGCCGCATCGACTCCGGTGAGGTCGACAAGGTCGTGCTGAGCCGGTCGGTGCGGTTCGAGACCACGACCCCCGTCGATCCGCAGGCGTTGCTGGACCGCCTCGCCGCGGTGAACCCCGCGGCCCAGGGCTTCTGCGCCGACCTGCCCGTGGGGACCCTGGTGGGGGCCAGCCCGGAACTGCTGTGCCGTCGTTCGGGTCGGGAGGTGCTCTCGCACCCGCTCGCCGGGTCGGTCCCCCGGCAGGCCGACCCGGTGCTCGACGAGGAGGCCGGGGCCCGGCTGGCGGTCTCGGCCAAGGACCTGCGCGAGCACGCCGTCGTCGTGGCCGACATCGTCGAACGGCTCGGGCCGCTGGCCGTGGTCGCGCCCGTCGGACCGCCGCGGCTGGTGCGCACACCGGCGATGTGGCACCTGGGCACCGAGGTCCGCGCCCACCTGCGGGACGAGGCGACCGACAGCCTGGACCTCGCCCTCGCGCTGCACCCCACCCCGGCGGTGTGCGGGACCCCGCGTCGCGCCGCGGCGGAGGTCATCCGCCGGCTGGAGGAGGGTGAGCGCGGCGGGTACGCGGGCGCGGTGGGTTTCCAGGACCGCGCCGGCGACGGGGCCTGGTGGGTCGCCATCCGGTGCGCCCTGGTCGACGGGAGGACCGTCCGGGCCCACGCCGGTGGTGGGATCGTCGCCGGTTCCGATCCTGCGGCGGAGCACGCGGAGACCACGGCGAAGCTGCGGACCGTCCTGGCCGCCCTCGCGCGCGAACGGACCACGGAGGTGCTCGCGTGAGCGGACTGCCCCGGGTCGCGCAGTACCCGCTGCCCACGATCGAGGACCTCCCCGCCCCCCGGGTGCCGTGGCGGGTGGACGCCGAACGGGCCGTGCTGCTGGTCCACGACCTGCAGGAGCACTTCCTGCGTCCCTTCGACCGGGTCGGGACCCCCTGCGCGCCCATGCTGCGGGCCGTCGCGGACCTCGTGGCGGCGGCCCGCTCCCGGGAGGTCCCCGTCGTCTACTCCGCGCAGCCGGCCGTGCAGAGCGCCACCGACCGCGCGCTGCTGCAGGACTTCTGGGGCCCCGGCCTCGGGGCGGCCCCGGCGGCCGCGGCCCGGATCGTGGACGAGGTGGCCCCCGCCGCGGGTGACGTCGTCCTCACCAAGCACCGGTACAGCGCCCTGGTCCGCACCGAGCTGCTGGACCTCGTGCGGGCCGCGGGACGGGACCAGCTCGTCGTCACCGGCGTCTACACCTCGATCGGCTGCTGGGCCACGGCGCTGCACGCGTTCATGGAGGACGTGCAGCCGTTCGTCGTCGCCGACGCCACGGCCGACTTCGACGCCGCCGACCACGTCGCCGCCCTCGACCACGTCGCCCGGCGCTGCGGCCGGGTGGTGACGGCGGGGGACGTGCTGGCGGCGTTCGCCGCGGGGGGCCGTGGCCGGGCCGCCCGGGCCGGCGGGGAGGAGCGGTGACCAGCACCTACGGTCCAGCGACCCCGTTCGTCCACCTCTTCCTGCGCGCGGCGTGGCAGCGCACCGGACCCGGGCTGGTGCAGGTGCTGGCGGACTCGCCCCCGGGACGCGTCCTGGACCTGGGCAGCGGGACGGGCGCCGCCCTGCCGTGGATCGCGGCCGCCGCTCCCGGCCGGGACCTTCTCGCGGTCGAACCGGAAGAGGGGCTACGGGCCGTGCTCCTGGCCCTCGTCGCCGGCGACGACGGGCTGCGGCCCCGGGTCACGGTCCTGGACGGGACCTTCCCGCGAGACCCGCTGCCGACCGACCTGGCCGCGGTCGTCGTCGGCAACGCCCTCGGGCACTTCGACCCCGCCCAGCGCGATGAGTTCTGGCGCCAGTGCGCGCAGGTGCTGCCCGCCGGTGGCCGAGTCCTGGTCGACGTCGCAGCCCACGAGGACCCGTCCCCCTCGCCCGAAGCGCCCGGTGCGGTGCCGGTGCAGGTCGGGCGACGGCGCTACGAGGCGTGGGCGACGTGCGACGTCACGGGCCTGCAGACGGTCCGCTGGCGGATGAGGTACCAGGTCCTGGAGCCGACCACCGGAGCCGACGGCGGGGACCGGGTGATCGAGGAGCGGGTCGCGTCCTACGACTGGTGGGTCGTCGGTCCCCGGCGGGTGCGGACGGAGGCCGCCGCGCACGGTCTCGTCCCGGCCGCGCCGGCGGCGCCGGAGGGCTGCCTGCTGCTGGAGAAGGGCCGGCGGGCCCGGCGGTGAGCGGCGCGCCCGGGGTGGCGGGTCCGGGAGAGGCCGGGGAGAGGTCCGGCTGGTGGGTGGACCTGGCCCAACGCTTCGACGACCTGCAGCCGTCCTCCGGGCCCGAGCCCTCGTACTGCGTCCCTCGCGTGCAGGAGGCCCTGGACCGGGCCCGCCGACGGGCCGTCGGCCCACCCCGGCGCAGGGGTGGGTCCTCACGCGCGGGCTCAGGCGGTCCGGACGGCGCGGAACACCACGTCCTCGACGTGGTGGGAGCTGACCGCTCCGGCAGGTCGCGGGCGGGTCTCGTGCACCTCCACGCGCCACCGCCCGGACGCCGCCGCGGCCGCGGCGATCTCGTCGATCCCCACGTACGCCTGCGCGTCCCACAGGACCGTCCGCTCGGCGGGGTCGACCGGTTCGCCGGCCCGGTGCGGTGCGTGCCCGACGACGAGCAGGGTCCCCCCGACGGCGACCGCGTCGAGCAGGTTCCGCAGTGCACGCTGCTCCGGCGTCCGGAGGAACGAGCCGTACTGCAGGCTCACCAGGTCGTACGTCCGACCGTCGTAGCCGGCCGCGTCGTCGGCGTCGCGGTGCAGCGTCTCCACGCGGGTCCCGCGGCGGGCGGCCTCGTCCCGGAGGCGGGCCAGGGCCCGGTCGGAGACGTCGGAGGCGGTGACCTCCCAGCCGTTCTCGCTGAGCCACAACGCGTCCGCGCCCTCGCCGGCGCCGACGTCCAGCGCCCGGCCGGGGGCCGTCCCGGTGACCTCGGCGACCAGCGTGCCGTTGGGGTTGGCGCTCCAGACGCGGTCGGCGTCGCCGTACCGCTCGTCCCACTCGACCTGCGCGGCCGAGGGGCGGACGCCGGCGGCGACGTCCTCGCCCGCCAGGTCGAACGCGATCTGCGCGCCCACCCAGCTCCCGTTCGCCGCCGCCGGCAGGACCTGCAGGCCGGGGTCGGTGACGTTGCCGGCGGCGAAGACGCCGGCCACGCCGGTGCGGCCCGTCGGGTCGGCGACGAGCACGTCGCCCAGACCGCTGGGGTGCGGGGCGGTGTCCACCCCGAGACCGTCGAGCACCGCCGTGCGGGGGGAGAAGCGGGTCCCGACCAGCACGGCGTCGGCCGGCAACGACGTCCCGACGGCCAGCTCCACGACGAGGGCGCCGTCCGGGCCGTCGCCGACACGGGTCACGGCGGACTCGAGCACCGGGACCCCCGAGGCGGCCACCGCACCGACCGCGGCGCGGTCCAGACCCGCACCGTCGTGCAGGACGACGGTGAGGCGGTCGGTCAGGTGCCGCACCAGGGACGTGGGGTGCAACCCCACCGGTGAGGTGACGACCTGGACGACGCGTCGGTCCCGGACCTCGTAGCCGTGGCAGAAGGGGCAGTGGACGACCTGCCGGCCCCAGCGCTGCGCCAGGCCGGGGATGTCGGGCAGTTCGTCGACGATGCCGGTGGCGACCAGGACCCGGCGGGCGCGCAGCCCGCTCCCGCCCGTCAGGTCCAGGTGGAACCTGCCGTCGGCCTCCGCGCGGACCCCCAGCACGCGCCCGGTGAGGATCTCCCCGCCGTAGCTGCGCACCTCCTCCCGGCCCTTCGCCAGCAGTTCTCCCGGCGGCACGCCCTCGTGGCCGAGGAAACCGTGCACGTGCGTGGCCGGGGCGTTCCGGGGGGTGCCGTCGTCCACGACGAGGACCGATCGGCGCTGGCGGACCAGTTGCAGCGCAGCGGCCAGGCCCGCGGCCGAACCGCCGATGACGGCGACGTCGCACGCGCGGGTGAAGGCCGGGGGCGTGGTGGTCCCGCGTTCTGCGGGGTCGTTCGAGGTCATGACCGGAACGCTAGGCGGGTTCTGCGCACGACGGGTCCGGCGTTGCCGGTCCGGCAACGCCGGACCGGTGGTCGGGCCGTGCCGCCGGCGTTTCCCCGAGCGGGCACCGGTCGCACCGCCCGGTCAGCGACACCACCACCTGCGACACCGCGAACCCGTGCTCGGCCGCCACGTCGTGCGCCCACCGCTGGACCTCCGGCGCAGCCACCTCCACGGCCCGCCCGCACGCATCGCACCGGACGTGGTGGTGCCGGGAACTGCTGCAGGGCAGGTAGACCGCCTCGCGCCCAGGGGCGCGGACGACGTCCAGCAGCCCGTCCCGGGCCAGGGCCTGGACGACCCGGTACACCGTCGACTGCCCGATGCCCGACCCCTGCGCCCGCAACCTGCGGTGCACCGCGCGCGCGGACAGGAACGTGGTCGACCCCCGCAGCAGCTCGAGCACCTCGGTCCGCTGCGGGGACCCGTCCGCGGGAGCGCTCAGCACGGTGCGAACCGTCCCTCGTGCACGCGCAGCACCCGGTCGGCGCTGCGCCTCGCGACCTCGAGGTCGTGGGTGACGAGCACGACGGCCAGGCCGAGGTCGGCGCGCAGACCGGCCAGCAGGTCCAGGACGGCGCTCGCCGTCCGCTCGTCCAGCGCCGACGTCACCTCGTCGCACAGCAGGACCCGGGGGCCGGCGGCCAGGGCCCGGGCCAGGTTCACGCGCTGGCGCTGGCCACCGGACAACTGCGGGGACCGGCGGTCCAGGACGTCCGGCGACAACCGCACCCGCTCCAGCAGCCGGGCGACCTCCTGCTCGACGGCTCGCGGGTCCAGGCCCCGCAGCGGCCGCGACAGCGAGGTGCGCACGCTCTCGCGGGGGTTCAGCGCCGAGGCGGAGTCCTGGGCGACGAGGGCGACGGCCCGCCGGTCCGGCCCCCGCCGGCCGGCCGGCCAGGGGAGGGGGCGGCCGGCGAGGTGCAGGGTGCCGCGCGCGTCGGGGTGCAGCCCGGCCAGGGCGCGCAGGAAGGTGCTCTTGCCCGACCCCGAGGGCCCGGTGACCGCCACGCACTCCCCGGCCGCCACCGACAGCTCCGCTCCGTCCAGGACCGGCCCACGCCCGTGCCCCGCCGTCACGACCACCCTCAGGACCTGTTCGGACGACGCCGAGACCCGTTCTGCAGCGACGGGTCGAGGAACCGCCGGCGCGGGGACGACCCGGCCGCGCTCGAGGTGCACCACCCGGTCGGCGGTGCTCGCCAGGAACCGCGCGTCGTGGCTCACGACCAGCGCCGCGCGCCCGTCGCCACCGCGCACCCGGCCGGCGACGAGCCGCCCGACCCGGTCGACCAGCACGGGGTCCAGCCCGCTCGTGGGTTCGTCGAGCACCAGCAGGTCCGGGTCCCCCGCGAGGGCCGAGGCCAGCGCCACCCGTTGGGCCTGCCCGCCGGAGACCTCGTGCGGCCGGCGGCGCAGGAAACCCCGGTCGGTCGGCAGGCCCACGAGGTCGAACAGGGCGTGCACCCGGGTGTGCACCTCCCCGCGGGCCGCACCGGTGCGCAGGCGGACGAGTTCGCCCACCAGGTCACCGACCCGGCGCGCGGGGTTGAGCCCGGCGGCGGGGTCCTGCCCCAGGTACGTCACCCGCCGTCCGCGCAGGGCGTCCCGTCCGCGGGGACGGAACGGGTCGTGCCCGGCGACCACCACCGACCCCCCGGTGCGCTCCAGCCCCGGGCGCACATCGCCCAGCAGGGCCCTGGCCAGCGTCGTCTTGCCGGAACCGGACGTCCCCGCCAACCCCACGACCTCCCCGGGCGCCACCGCGAGGTCGACCGCGTCCAGGAGGTGGGCGCCCGCCGCGGAACGGATCGACAGGGAGCGCACCTGGACCACGTGGTCGCTCACCCCCGACCCACCCGGTCCGCGACGGTGTCGGCCAGGGTCCCCACCAGCAGCGACGACGCGACGAGCAGCGCCGCGGGGACCAGGACCGCGAACGGGTTCAGCTCGATGCCCGGGAGGTCGTCGGACACCATCCGCCCCCAGTTCGGTGCCGGCGCCCCGCGCCCCAGCCCGAGGAACCCCGCGGTCGCGCTCAGGTGCAGCGCGGCGACGAAGCGGATCGCGGTGTCGGTCAGCAGCGGACGGGCCACCGACGGCAGGAGGTCGTACCGGAACACCGCCCGGGCCGAGTCGCCGCGGGCCCGTGCCACCTCGACGAACCCCGTGCGCAGCACCGAGGTCACGGCGGCCCGGACGATGCGGGTCGAGTAGGGCACGCTCACTACCGCGATCCCCACCACCAGGGCCCACGGGCTGCCCGGCCACCCCGTGGCCAGGACGAGCAGCACCAGCAGCGCCGGGACGACCGTCACGACGTCCAGCACCCGGACGAGCAGTTCGCCGGACCGTCGGCCCGCCATCGCCGCCGCGGTCCCCAGCACCGGGGCCAGCAGCCCCGACACCGCCGTCGCCCCGAGGGCCACCAGGACGACGTCGCGCCCCCCGTGCAGCACCCGGGCCCAGACGTCGCGGCCGATGCCGTCGGTGCCCAGCGCCAACCCCTCCCCGGAGGTGTCGCCGGGGGGCAGGTACGGCAGGCCCCGAGGCGCAGTCGGCGACCCCGGGGACCACCACGGCCCGGTCAGCGCCCCGGCGACCAGGACGACGGTGCCCACGACGAGCAGGGCCGTCGCCGTGCGCCTCGCCCGGCTCACCGGGACGACCCCGCGCGCGGGTCCAGCACCCTGGCTACGACGTCTCCCACCAGGAGCACGACCAGACCGGCCGCGCTCAACGCCAGCACCGTCCCCTGGACCAGCGGCACGTCCCGGTTGAGCACGGCCTGCTGCAGTTCCCGCCCGATGCCGGGGTAGTCGAAGAGGGTCTCCACGACGACGGCCCCACCCAGGGACCCCACCGCGGTCACCGCGACCACCTGCACCAGCGGAGCGACGGCGCCCGGCAGGACGTGCCGGAGCCCCAGCCGCCACCCGCGCACACCGGCCAGCCGCGCGGCGTCCACGTACGGGGTCGTGACGACGTCCACGACGCTCGCCCGCACCATCCGCACACCGACCGCCGCCGCCGTCAGGGACAGGCTCAGCACCGGCAGCACCAGGACCCGCGGGTCCGCGACCGGCGAACTGCCCAGCGGTACCAGCGAAACCCGCGGGAACCACCCCGCCCACGTGGCCAGCACCAGCAGCAGGACGGTCGCGGCGAGGAACTCCGGAACCCCCACCACCACCCGGGCGACCGTCGAGACCAGCCGGTCGGTCGCGCTGCCCGGGCGCATCCCCGCGGACAGCCCCGCCGCCACGGCGACGGCCGTGGCCAGGACCAGGGACAGCGCGGCCAGCAGGGCGCTCGCGGGCAGGCGCGCCGCGAGGACCTCGGCGACGGGCCGACCTCCGACGAACGACGTCCCCAGGTCCCCCCGCAGGGTGTCCGTGGCCCAGTCCCGGTACCGGACCGCCACCGGGCGGTCCAGGCCGAGCTCGGTCCGGATCCCCGCGCGCTCGCCGGCCGTGGCCGTCGGGCCGGCCAGCCGGGCGACGACGTCACCCGGCAGCACGTCGGTGGCGGCGAACACGAGCACCGAGAGGGCGAGGAGGACGCCCGCCGCGCCGAGCACCCGGCCCAGGAGGAGGCGGACCCAGCTCACCGCACCGTGGCCGAGGAGAAGTCGGTGAAGTTCGCCACGCCGATGCCGGTGACCGAACTGCTCTGCGCGCTGACGGTCCGGGTGAACACCGGGATCACGGTGTTCCCGTTCTCCCACCGCAGCCGCTGGGCCTGTTCGAGCAGCGACGCGCGTTCCGCGGCGTCGGCCGTCGAACGGGCCTGCGCGAACAGGGCGTCGGCCTGCGGGTCGGCGTACCCGAACGCCGCGGGAGAACCGGCCGACCCCGACGCCGAGGCCAGGAACAGCGGCTGGGGCGGGGAGTAGCTCGTCGTCATCGGCAGCGTGAAGTAGTTCGGGTCGCTGAACAACTGCCCGGGGGCGCGCTCGTCGAGGGTGACGTCGACACCGATCCCGCGCAGGTTCTCGGCGTACAGCGTCGCGGTCTCCAGCATCCCGCTGATCTCCGGTCCGGTCGTGAACGTGACGGACATCCCGTCCGCGCCGGCCTGCGCGAGCAGTTCTCGGGCCTGCTCGGGGTCGTGCTCACGCTGCTCGAGGTCCCCGGCGTACCCCGGGAAACCGATGGCGGGCAGGTCGTTGCCGACGACACCGGCGCCGTAGAGGACGCTGTCGACCATCGCCTGGCGGTCGGCGGCGAGCTTGAACGCCCGGCGCACGCGGACGTCGCCGAACTCCGGGACGGTGGCGGCGTTCAGGGCGAACACGATCGGCGTCACGTACGGGACCTCCGACGTCGTCGTCGTGATGCCGTCCTGGTTCGACAGGGTGCGCGCCGACACGGGGGACAACCCGTCGGCGTACTCGACCTGTCCGCCGGTGAGGGCGTTCGAGCGTGCCGCGGAGTCGGCGATCGTGAGGATCTCCAGGCCGTCGAGCTTCGCGCCGCCGTCGACCGTCCACCCGTCGTGGCGTTCGTAGGCCGCGCCCTGCCCGGCCTCGAAGGAGGTGAGCCGGAAGGGGCCGCAGGTGGGGGTGTCCACGGTGAAGTCGGTCGTGCCGTCCTTGATGACCAACGTGCTCTGGCACAGCACTTCCCGGCCGTCGGCGATGGGGGCGGCGGTCGGCAGGACGAGGGTGTTCTCGTCGGTCACCTGCGCGGCGTCGAGGGTGAACAACCGGGTGGGGGGCAGCAGGAACGGCAGTGCGCCGAGGGTGGTCGCGGCCTGCAGGGAGTACAGGACGTCGGTGGCGGTGACCGGGCTGCCGTCGGTGAACGTCAGGCCGGGGCGGACCCGCAGGGTGTAGCTGGACAGGTCGGGGGCGGCGTCGATCCCCTCCAGCAGCAGGTAGCGCACCCCGTCCTCGGCCTCGGGGTCGAGGACCCCCAGAGCGCCGTGGGCGGCCCGGGCCCGGACGTAGTCGACGGAGGTCGGGCCCTTGAAGTAGTTCAGGGTCTCCGCGGCGCCGCCGCCGACGAACGCGGCCCGCAGCGTCCCGCCGGTGGTGGGGGAGGACGCGTCCGAGCCCGACGGGGAGTTCGCCGGTCCGGTCTCGCCGGAGCACCCCGTGAGCAGCGTCGTTCCGGTCAGGGCCGTGAGGCCGCCGCCGAGGAGCAGGTGCCGGCGGGTGGGGGACGTGCGC
Protein-coding regions in this window:
- a CDS encoding Fur family transcriptional regulator gives rise to the protein MLSAPADGSPQRTEVLELLRGSTTFLSARAVHRRLRAQGSGIGQSTVYRVVQALARDGLLDVVRAPGREAVYLPCSSSRHHHVRCDACGRAVEVAAPEVQRWAHDVAAEHGFAVSQVVVSLTGRCDRCPLGETPAARPDHRSGVAGPATPDPSCAEPA
- a CDS encoding FAD-dependent oxidoreductase, whose amino-acid sequence is MTSNDPAERGTTTPPAFTRACDVAVIGGSAAGLAAALQLVRQRRSVLVVDDGTPRNAPATHVHGFLGHEGVPPGELLAKGREEVRSYGGEILTGRVLGVRAEADGRFHLDLTGGSGLRARRVLVATGIVDELPDIPGLAQRWGRQVVHCPFCHGYEVRDRRVVQVVTSPVGLHPTSLVRHLTDRLTVVLHDGAGLDRAAVGAVAASGVPVLESAVTRVGDGPDGALVVELAVGTSLPADAVLVGTRFSPRTAVLDGLGVDTAPHPSGLGDVLVADPTGRTGVAGVFAAGNVTDPGLQVLPAAANGSWVGAQIAFDLAGEDVAAGVRPSAAQVEWDERYGDADRVWSANPNGTLVAEVTGTAPGRALDVGAGEGADALWLSENGWEVTASDVSDRALARLRDEAARRGTRVETLHRDADDAAGYDGRTYDLVSLQYGSFLRTPEQRALRNLLDAVAVGGTLLVVGHAPHRAGEPVDPAERTVLWDAQAYVGIDEIAAAAAASGRWRVEVHETRPRPAGAVSSHHVEDVVFRAVRTA
- a CDS encoding ABC transporter permease; this encodes MSRARRTATALLVVGTVVLVAGALTGPWWSPGSPTAPRGLPYLPPGDTSGEGLALGTDGIGRDVWARVLHGGRDVVLVALGATAVSGLLAPVLGTAAAMAGRRSGELLVRVLDVVTVVPALLVLLVLATGWPGSPWALVVGIAVVSVPYSTRIVRAAVTSVLRTGFVEVARARGDSARAVFRYDLLPSVARPLLTDTAIRFVAALHLSATAGFLGLGRGAPAPNWGRMVSDDLPGIELNPFAVLVPAALLVASSLLVGTLADTVADRVGRG
- a CDS encoding ABC transporter ATP-binding protein produces the protein MSDHVVQVRSLSIRSAAGAHLLDAVDLAVAPGEVVGLAGTSGSGKTTLARALLGDVRPGLERTGGSVVVAGHDPFRPRGRDALRGRRVTYLGQDPAAGLNPARRVGDLVGELVRLRTGAARGEVHTRVHALFDLVGLPTDRGFLRRRPHEVSGGQAQRVALASALAGDPDLLVLDEPTSGLDPVLVDRVGRLVAGRVRGGDGRAALVVSHDARFLASTADRVVHLERGRVVPAPAVPRPVAAERVSASSEQVLRVVVTAGHGRGPVLDGAELSVAAGECVAVTGPSGSGKSTFLRALAGLHPDARGTLHLAGRPLPWPAGRRGPDRRAVALVAQDSASALNPRESVRTSLSRPLRGLDPRAVEQEVARLLERVRLSPDVLDRRSPQLSGGQRQRVNLARALAAGPRVLLCDEVTSALDERTASAVLDLLAGLRADLGLAVVLVTHDLEVARRSADRVLRVHEGRFAPC
- a CDS encoding ABC transporter permease → MSWVRLLLGRVLGAAGVLLALSVLVFAATDVLPGDVVARLAGPTATAGERAGIRTELGLDRPVAVRYRDWATDTLRGDLGTSFVGGRPVAEVLAARLPASALLAALSLVLATAVAVAAGLSAGMRPGSATDRLVSTVARVVVGVPEFLAATVLLLVLATWAGWFPRVSLVPLGSSPVADPRVLVLPVLSLSLTAAAVGVRMVRASVVDVVTTPYVDAARLAGVRGWRLGLRHVLPGAVAPLVQVVAVTAVGSLGGAVVVETLFDYPGIGRELQQAVLNRDVPLVQGTVLALSAAGLVVLLVGDVVARVLDPRAGSSR
- a CDS encoding ABC transporter substrate-binding protein, with the translated sequence MRTSPTRRHLLLGGGLTALTGTTLLTGCSGETGPANSPSGSDASSPTTGGTLRAAFVGGGAAETLNYFKGPTSVDYVRARAAHGALGVLDPEAEDGVRYLLLEGIDAAPDLSSYTLRVRPGLTFTDGSPVTATDVLYSLQAATTLGALPFLLPPTRLFTLDAAQVTDENTLVLPTAAPIADGREVLCQSTLVIKDGTTDFTVDTPTCGPFRLTSFEAGQGAAYERHDGWTVDGGAKLDGLEILTIADSAARSNALTGGQVEYADGLSPVSARTLSNQDGITTTTSEVPYVTPIVFALNAATVPEFGDVRVRRAFKLAADRQAMVDSVLYGAGVVGNDLPAIGFPGYAGDLEQREHDPEQARELLAQAGADGMSVTFTTGPEISGMLETATLYAENLRGIGVDVTLDERAPGQLFSDPNYFTLPMTTSYSPPQPLFLASASGSAGSPAAFGYADPQADALFAQARSTADAAERASLLEQAQRLRWENGNTVIPVFTRTVSAQSSSVTGIGVANFTDFSSATVR